A single genomic interval of Polaribacter vadi harbors:
- a CDS encoding DEAD/DEAH box helicase translates to MPFKKLHPHLKDVLENSEISFPTALQKASIPTIKSGANVFCIAPENSGKTTTLLLTTLNKLKCEAVGIAPRAVVLVENNDNALQLFDTFVKYTKRTSLRVYVADEKQHIDLLKSEIFEGVDILISTPKIMNKLLLLEGLNTTQLKIFNIDDADFLTKNTSTSDLMLITQSIHKCQFVMYAEKMHPTLKRFENYFMQYAKTVSI, encoded by the coding sequence ATGCCTTTCAAAAAATTACATCCTCATTTAAAAGATGTACTTGAAAATTCAGAAATTTCATTTCCTACAGCTTTACAAAAAGCAAGTATTCCTACCATAAAAAGTGGTGCGAATGTTTTTTGTATTGCTCCTGAAAATAGCGGAAAAACTACCACTTTGTTATTAACAACATTAAACAAATTAAAGTGTGAAGCTGTTGGTATTGCTCCAAGAGCCGTTGTTTTAGTAGAAAATAATGACAACGCTTTGCAATTGTTTGATACTTTTGTAAAGTATACAAAAAGAACCTCTTTACGTGTGTATGTTGCTGATGAAAAACAACATATAGATTTGCTAAAGTCAGAAATATTTGAAGGTGTAGATATTTTAATTTCCACCCCAAAAATAATGAATAAGTTGCTTTTACTAGAAGGTTTAAACACCACTCAGTTAAAGATTTTTAATATTGATGATGCCGATTTTTTAACAAAAAACACATCTACATCAGATTTAATGTTAATTACACAAAGCATCCATAAATGCCAATTTGTAATGTATGCAGAGAAAATGCATCCTACATTAAAACGTTTTGAAAACTATTTTATGCAATATGCTAAAACAGTTTCTATTTAA